Proteins encoded by one window of Rhodospirillales bacterium:
- a CDS encoding M20 family metallopeptidase, with protein MAAIPDVVELTRTLVGFDTVNPPGNERACAETLGRILEGVGFKCAYHEFAPGRASLVARVGRGGARPPLCFTGHIDTVPLGAQPWTRDPFAGEIAGGRMYGRGTSDMKSGVAAFVAAAAVTARDLARGPGAVLVITAGEETGCEGAAHLAATGTALGDAGAIVVAEPTANRAYAGHKGALWLKARTRGVTAHGSMPERGVNAVHKAARAVGQLADFDFNVARHPVMGAPTLNVGTIKGGLNVNSVPDQAEIGIDIRTIPGQRHDAVRSTLATYLGSEVEVEPFIDVEGVWTDPGHPWMRQVYTAVEKATGVKADVRAATYFTDAAFLTPALGRPPTVILGPGEPELAHQTDEYCVVERIREAEAIFTYLALEWSQG; from the coding sequence ATGGCCGCCATACCCGATGTCGTCGAATTGACCCGGACCCTGGTCGGGTTCGACACCGTCAACCCGCCCGGCAACGAGCGCGCCTGCGCCGAAACGCTCGGCAGGATTCTCGAAGGCGTGGGGTTCAAATGCGCCTATCATGAATTCGCCCCCGGTCGGGCAAGCTTGGTCGCGCGGGTGGGACGCGGCGGCGCGCGCCCGCCGCTCTGCTTTACCGGTCACATCGACACGGTGCCGCTCGGCGCGCAGCCGTGGACGCGAGATCCGTTCGCCGGCGAAATCGCCGGCGGGCGCATGTACGGCCGCGGCACCAGCGACATGAAAAGCGGCGTCGCCGCCTTCGTCGCGGCGGCGGCGGTGACGGCGCGCGACCTGGCGCGTGGGCCCGGCGCCGTGCTGGTCATCACCGCGGGCGAGGAGACCGGCTGCGAAGGTGCGGCCCATCTCGCCGCCACGGGTACCGCGCTCGGCGACGCCGGCGCGATCGTGGTCGCCGAGCCGACCGCCAATCGCGCCTACGCCGGCCACAAGGGCGCGCTGTGGTTGAAGGCGCGCACCCGGGGCGTGACCGCCCATGGCTCGATGCCCGAGCGCGGCGTCAACGCGGTCCACAAGGCGGCGCGCGCGGTCGGCCAGCTCGCCGACTTCGACTTCAACGTCGCCCGCCATCCGGTGATGGGCGCGCCGACCCTCAACGTCGGCACCATCAAGGGCGGGCTCAACGTCAATTCGGTGCCCGATCAGGCGGAAATCGGCATCGATATCCGTACCATTCCCGGCCAGCGCCACGACGCGGTCCGAAGTACCCTCGCCACCTATCTCGGCTCCGAAGTCGAGGTCGAGCCGTTCATCGACGTCGAGGGCGTTTGGACCGACCCCGGCCATCCCTGGATGCGCCAAGTCTACACTGCGGTCGAGAAGGCGACCGGCGTCAAGGCCGACGTGCGCGCCGCGACCTATTTCACCGACGCCGCGTTTTTGACGCCGGCATTGGGGCGCCCGCCGACCGTGATCCTGGGACCGGGCGAGCCGGAACTCGCCCACCAGACCGACGAATACTGCGTGGTTGAGCGCATCCGCGAAGCGGAAGCCATCTTCACTTATCTGGCGCTGGAGTGGAGCCAGGGCTGA
- a CDS encoding AzlD domain-containing protein, with the protein MARCCAVSETGPVVALIAASAATYIWRGIGAALAKRIGVGGDAFVWFSCIAYAMLAALIARVILLPGGALSETPFVDRVAATVFGLALFFAFCRHVFIGTFAGVIAFVALAYARAEGWL; encoded by the coding sequence ATCGCAAGGTGCTGCGCCGTGAGTGAAACCGGCCCCGTCGTCGCCTTGATCGCCGCCAGCGCCGCGACCTATATCTGGCGCGGGATCGGCGCGGCATTGGCGAAGCGGATCGGCGTCGGCGGCGATGCGTTCGTGTGGTTTTCCTGCATCGCCTACGCGATGCTCGCGGCGCTGATCGCGCGGGTAATTCTCTTGCCGGGCGGAGCGTTGAGCGAAACCCCGTTTGTCGATCGGGTGGCCGCGACCGTGTTCGGGTTGGCGCTCTTCTTCGCCTTTTGCCGGCACGTGTTCATCGGCACGTTCGCCGGCGTTATCGCCTTCGTCGCCCTCGCCTACGCGCGCGCCGAGGGATGGCTGTAG
- a CDS encoding HU family DNA-binding protein, translating to MNKQDLAAAVADSTGLTKSDSNKAVDAVLDVITATLKKGSEVRLAGFGTFRVSKRAARVGRNPQTGAAINIPASKQPKFSSGKSLKDAVNKR from the coding sequence ATGAACAAACAGGATCTCGCCGCTGCGGTCGCCGACAGCACCGGCCTTACCAAGTCCGACTCCAACAAGGCGGTCGACGCCGTGCTCGACGTCATCACCGCGACCCTGAAGAAGGGCAGCGAAGTTCGCCTGGCGGGGTTCGGAACGTTCCGGGTGTCCAAGCGCGCCGCGCGCGTAGGCCGCAACCCGCAGACCGGCGCCGCCATCAACATCCCGGCCTCGAAGCAGCCGAAGTTCTCTTCCGGCAAGTCGCTCAAGGACGCCGTCAACAAGCGCTGA